A region from the Triplophysa rosa linkage group LG4, Trosa_1v2, whole genome shotgun sequence genome encodes:
- the LOC130553458 gene encoding interferon-induced protein 44-like isoform X1 produces MVKVSQQQLKGHYISRGKIPLVFVDIMGLEPEALAGSQPEDIIKAVYGHVKDGYKFDKSKPLSHKDQQYTSDPSLSDQAFCLVYVLPANTVSMTDDKLFDKLKIIRQRISEKAIPQVIVMTKVDEACPLVNKDLKKIYYSKKIKEKMQICHDKLGVLMCNIFPVKNYHEEIDTNDKVDVLILKALDQIVRLADDRLFNSSGTLLN; encoded by the exons ATGGTGAAAGTTTCACAACAACAG CTTAAAGGACATTACATCAGTCGTGGAAAAATCCCGTTAGTCTTTGTTGATATAATGGGTTTAGAACCTGAAGCATTGGCCGGGTCACAACCAGAGGACATCATCAAGGCTGTATATGGCCACGTGAAGGACGGATATAAA TTTGATAAGTCAAAGCCACTCTCTCATAAGGATCAACAATATACCAGTGACCCCAGTCTCTCTGACCAGGCTTTCTGTCTGGTTTACGTCTTACCTGCTAATACAGTTAGCATGACAGATGACAAACTTTTTGACAAGTTGAAGATCATCCGTCAAAGAATCAGTGAAAAGG CGATTCCTCAAGTGATTGTCATGACTAAAGTGGATGAAGCATGTCCCCTGGTGAACAAAGATCTAAAGAAGATCTACTATAGCAAGAAGATCAAAGAAAAG ATGCAGATATGCCATGACAAATTGGGTGTGCTGATGTGCAACATCTTCCCAGTGAAGAACTATCATGAAGAGATTGACACTAATGATAAAGTTGATGTTCTGATTCTGAAAGCTCTGGATCAGATCGTTCGGCTTGCTGATGATAGATTGTTTAATAGCAGTGGCACACTGTTAAACTGA
- the LOC130553672 gene encoding interferon-induced protein 44-like, producing the protein MGSSESKTPQPQPTPQPAAPAYNPEFDKPWRNFKWEQKSTLKKQLEEFTPSDPSVTDIKILVVGEVGTGKSSFINSVNNVFQNRITSAALVSSSAGRSFTKRLKGYHIRSGKITLPIVFRDIMGLEREVLEGSQPEDIINAVFGHMKDGYKFDESKPLTHEDEHYTSDPSLSDQASCLVYVIDANKVCMADEKIRDKLKIIRQRISDKGIPQVIVMTKVDEACPLVNKDLRKIYHSKKIKKKMQMCSDIVGVPMNYVFPVKNYHEEIDTDDDVDVLILKALDQIVHIADDRLIDDRSY; encoded by the exons atgggATCATCAGAATCAAAAACACCACAACCACAACCTACACCACAACCTGCAGCCCCAGCATATAACCCAG AATTTGATAAACCATGGAGGAACTTTAAATGGGA GCAAAAATCAACCCTGAAGAAGCAGCTGGAAGAATTCACTCCAAGTGATCCAAGTGTAACAGACATCAAGATCCTGGTCGTCGGAGAGGTTGGAACAGGAAAGTCCAGCTTTATAAACTCCGTCAATAATGTCTTTCAAAACCGGATCACTTCTGCAGCACTTGTCAGTTCTTCTGCTGGTAGAAGTTTTACAAAAAGG CTCAAAGGATATCACATCAGAAGTGGAAAAATCACCCTGCCCATTGTCTTCAGAGACATAATGGGCTTAGAACGTGAAGTATTGGAGGGGTCGCAACCAGAAGACATAATCAATGCTGTATTTGGCCATATGAAGGATGGCTATAAA TTTGATGAGTCGAAGCCACTCACTCATGAGGATGAACATTATACCAGTGACCCCAGTCTCTCTGACCAGGCTTCCTGTCTGGTTTACGTCATAGATGCTAATAAAGTCTGCATGGCAGATGAAAAAATCAGAGACAAGCTGAAGATCATCCGACAAAGAATCAGTGATAAGG GGATTCCTCAAGTGATTGTCATGACCAAGGTGGATGAAGCATGTCCACTGGTGAACAAAGATCTAAGGAAGATCTACCACAGCAAGAAGATCAAAAAGAAG ATGCAGATGTGCAGTGATATAGTGGGTGTGCCGATGAACTACGTCTTCCCAGTGAAGAACTACCATGAAGAGATCGACACCGATGACGATGTTGATGTTCTCATTCTAAAAGCACTTGATCAGATCGTTCATATTGCTGATGACAGATTGATTGATGACCGTAGCTATTGA
- the LOC130553376 gene encoding single-pass membrane and coiled-coil domain-containing protein 3-like — protein sequence MNWSDIFYPENPKSRENLIRKSQEVLELMKNNFRATNQLIEVLQEHLGLHFSPVKVNEKATVKENCDVLIERIREIQVEVGKIDRELKEELDPALYEKLRRKDLSIPERKKVLTVLRGVHCCVATLASAYIVGWLFQNATMLANITGVCGVIAKGLIGCVVFGVLFMGADMIFQAILGYFERDELERALKDYDNVLEDFRPESVKYQDSITEVKVIIRIMLKKNMFS from the coding sequence ATGAATTGGAGCGATATCTTCTACCCTGAAAATCCCAAAAGCAGGGAGAATCTTATCCGCAAAAGTCAAGAGGTTCTGGAACTGATGAAAAACAACTTCCGAGCCACCAACCAACTCATTGAGGTTCTCCAGGAGCACTTAGGATTGCACTTCAGTCCAGTCAAAGTGAACGAGAAAGCGACTGTTAAGGAGAACTGTGATGTATTAATTGAACGCATACGTGAGATCCAGGTTGAGGTAGGGAAGATCGACAGGGAGCTGAAAGAAGAGCTGGATCCGGCTCTGTATGAGAAACTGAGGAGAAAGGATCTGTCTATTCCTGAACGTAAAAAAGTTTTAACAGTTCTGCGTGGAGTTCATTGTTGTGTTGCAACCCTTGCATCTGCATATATAGTCGGTTGGCTATTTCAGAATGCCACGATGCTTGCAAATATAACAGGAGTATGTGGAGTAATTGCAAAAGGGTTAATAGGCTGTGTTGTCTTTGGGGTGCTATTCATGGGGGCTGATATGATTTTTCAGGCCATTCTAGGGTATTTTGAGCGTGATGAGCTTGAGAGAGCTCTGAAAGATTATGACAACGTTTTGGAAGATTTCAGACCAGAGTCTGTAAAATACCAGGACAGCATAACTGAAGTCAAGGTGATAATTCGGATTATGCtgaagaaaaatatgttttcttaa
- the LOC130553303 gene encoding single-pass membrane and coiled-coil domain-containing protein 3-like: MNLTGMNLSDIFYPGNPDRRERLVRKSQEVLELMKHNFRATNQLIEVLQEHLGLHFSPVKVNEKATVKENCDVLIERIREIQVEVGKIDMELKEMLEPTLYEKLRRKDLSIPERSKISTVLRGIHCCVATIASAYIVGWLFQNVAMLASITGVCGVIAMGFLGCVVFGVLFMGVDMIIQAILGSTERDRLERALKEYDDVLKDFRPASEKYQESITEVKLTIQLMQK, from the coding sequence ATGAATTTGACAGGAATGAATTTGAGCGATATCTTCTATCCTGGAAATCCAGATAGAAGGGAGAGGCTTGTCCGCAAAAGTCAAGAGGTTCTGGAACTGATGAAACACAACTTCCGAGCCACCAACCAACTCATTGAGGTTCTCCAGGAGCACTTAGGATTGCACTTCAGTCCAGTCAAAGTGAACGAGAAAGCGACTGTTAAGGAGAACTGTGATGTATTAATTGAACGCATACGTGAGATCCAGGTTGAGGTAGGGAAGATCGACATGGAGCTGAAGGAGATGCTGGAACCGACCCTGTATGAGAAACTGAGGAGAAAGGATCTGTCTATTCCTGAACGTAGTAAAATTTCAACAGTTCTGCGTGGAATTCACTGTTGTGTAGCAACCATTGCATCTGCATATATAGTCGGTTGGCTGTTTCAGAATGTCGCGATGCTTGCAAGTATAACAGGAGTATGTGGAGTAATTGCAATGGGGTTTTTAGGCTGTGTTGTTTTTGGGGTGCTATTCATGGGGGTTGATATGATTATTCAGGCCATTCTAGGAAGTACTGAGCGTGATCGGCTTGAGAGAGCTCTGAAAGAGTATGATGACGTTTTAAAAGATTTCAGGCCAGCGTCTGAAAAATACCAGGAAAGCATAACTGAAGTCAAGTTGACAATTCAGCTTATGcagaaataa
- the LOC130553458 gene encoding uncharacterized protein LOC130553458 isoform X2 has product MGAALPKPVQPAAPTYNPEFDKPWRDFKWDQKSELKKHLEEFSLSNPDVKHIRILVAGPIGAGKSSFINSVNNVFQGLITSEAPANSSSSHGESFTTTAIPQVIVMTKVDEACPLVNKDLKKIYYSKKIKEKMQICHDKLGVLMCNIFPVKNYHEEIDTNDKVDVLILKALDQIVRLADDRLFNSSGTLLN; this is encoded by the exons atgggAGCAGCACTGCCAAAGCCTGTACAACCTGCGGCACCAACGTATAACCCAG AATTTGACAAACCATGGAGGGACTTTAAATGGGA TCAGAAATCAGAACTGAAAAAGCATCTAGAAGAATTCAGTCTGAGTAATCCAGATGTGAAGCACATCAGGATTCTGGTTGCTGGACCAATAGGAGCAGGAAAGTCCAGCTTCATCAACTCTGTCAATAACGTCTTTCAAGGACTGATCACCTCTGAAGCACCAGCTAATTCATCTTCTAGCCATGGTGAAAGTTTCACAACAACAG CGATTCCTCAAGTGATTGTCATGACTAAAGTGGATGAAGCATGTCCCCTGGTGAACAAAGATCTAAAGAAGATCTACTATAGCAAGAAGATCAAAGAAAAG ATGCAGATATGCCATGACAAATTGGGTGTGCTGATGTGCAACATCTTCCCAGTGAAGAACTATCATGAAGAGATTGACACTAATGATAAAGTTGATGTTCTGATTCTGAAAGCTCTGGATCAGATCGTTCGGCTTGCTGATGATAGATTGTTTAATAGCAGTGGCACACTGTTAAACTGA
- the LOC130553673 gene encoding hepatic and glial cell adhesion molecule-like codes for MSIKHNLTVLLLCGFALLSVSTKTCEKNLLEGDSCILKLPNETGRKIDANKDEIKWSFTSSSSSFVVQRKNGKNGKTFPDATIESDGSLKLHNVKASNTGKYTFEAYDNKDEMVANHKEEITVYAKALKPNVWFIRCNGNATLTCETQMKDRRDLTITWFKGTEPIQSENKANIILTSTQLQENKLYSCRVHNPVSEAQSDIIEVTCTGETVRIETNGGFPDNWLMAHAVAVGGALLLLLLL; via the exons atgagcATCAAACATAATCTTACAGTTTTACTTCTCTGTGGCTTTGCTCTGCTAAGTG tttCTACAAAGACGTGTGAAAAGAACCTACTTGAGGGAGATTCCTGCATTCTTAAACTGCCAAATGAAACTGGTCGAAAGATTGATGCCAACAAAGACGAGATAAAATGGTCCTTTACCTCTAGTAGTTCATCGTTTGTAGTTCAGCGGAAGAATGGGAAAAATGGGAAAACATTTCCTGATGCAACAATTGAATCAGATGGATCATTAAAGCTTCATAATGTTAAAGCGAGCAACACTggcaaatatacatttgaagctTATGATAATAAAGACGAAATGGTTGCAAATCATAAAGAGGAAATTACAGTTTACG CAAAGGCACTTAAACCCAATGTGTGGTTCATACGCTGCAATGGAAATGCTACGCTGACCTGTGAGACTCAGATGAAAGACAGGAGAGATCTAACTATAACCTGGTTTAAAGGAACAGAACCCATACAGAgtgaaaataaagcaaacataatCCTGACATCAACACAATTACAAGAGAACAAACTGTATTCATGTCGCGTACACAATCCAGTTAGCGAGGCACAAAGTGACATCATAGAAGTAACATGTACAG GAGAAACTGTTCGTATTGAAACAAATGGTGGATTTCCAGATAACTGGTTAATGGCGCACGCTGTAGCGGTTGGAGGAGCTTTACTTCTGCTGCTGTTATTGTGA
- the LOC130553118 gene encoding single-pass membrane and coiled-coil domain-containing protein 3-like, giving the protein MNSSQASSNQLMELFQNEKITKIKSWFFGKEDESKKEELIRSTQSLHHYVHKYFSITNRLLEILNTHMERNICPAVSANENESIEQNCARLREVMCQIVDVCEREEKHCKSIAPDLYEKIAFSMVSLKDKVTVIKELHENTMGILGNVLCPLVTVQLARSDLRNVMPPLEELKSLSASSFVLGDLVQSSKNITKLLCKAENQEKTLDEAVQLVQDLLSILREPCDSYDDILTEVEAYVSIILKKHKAQ; this is encoded by the exons ATGAACAGCTCCCAAGCTTCTTCCAACCAACTCATGGAGCTTTTTCAGAATG AAAAAATCACCAAAATCAAGTCTTGGTTCTTTGGCAAGGAAGACGAAAGCAAGAAAGAAGAGCTGATAAGATCCACGCAGTCCCTCCATCACTATGTGCACAAATACTTCAGCATCACTAACAGACTGTTGGAGATCCTCAATACTCACATGGAGCGAAACATCTGTCCTGCAGTCTcagcaaatgaaaatgaaagtatTGAACAGAACTGTGCCAGGTTGAGAGAGGTCATGTGTCAGATTGTTGATGTTTGTGAAAGGGAGGAGAAACATTGTAAGAGCATTGCACCAGATCTTTATGAgaagattgccttctctatggtGTCATTGAAAGACAAGGTTACGGTCATAAAGGAACTGCATGAGAACACCATGGGTATCCTGGGGAATGTCTTGTGTCCTTTAGTCACTGTTCAATTGGCAAGAAGTGATCTGAGAAACGTTATGCCTCCACTTGAAGAGCTTAAATCTCTGTCTGCTTCATCATTTGTCCTGGGAGATCTAGTGCAGAGCAGTAAAAACATCACTAAACTTCTGTGTAAAGCAGAGAACCAGGAGAAGACCCTTGATGAAGCCGTTCAGTTAGTGCAAGATCTCCTTTCTATTCTGAGAGAGCCCTGTGACTCCTACGATGACATTCTGACTGAAGTGGAAGCCTATGTGAGCatcatattaaaaaaacataaggcACAATAA